From Serinicoccus profundi, the proteins below share one genomic window:
- the glmM gene encoding phosphoglucosamine mutase — MGRLFGTDGVRGLANKDITAELALDLSVAVAHELGGHSVFGGNRATAVVGRDPRASGEFLSAAVMAGLASAGVDVLDAGVLPTPAIAFLTHRMNAEMGAMLSASHNAMPDNGLKFFASGGHKLADEIEDRISERMGVEWERPTGAGVGRIRPFQRGAEFYIEHLLDAAPGRLDGLRIVIDAANGAAAEVGPEVFRRAGATVDVIGADPNGLNINDGAGSTYLDQLQEAVRLRGADMGVAFDGDADRCLAVDARGEQVDGDQIMAILAVSMHERGELRDGTLVATVMSNLGLLQAMEREGVRVVQTSVGDRYVLEEMRAHSYSLGGEQSGHVIMLEHGTTGDGVLTALALAQRVVSSGRPLHELASVMTRMPQVLVNVKGVDKDRVGQDEGVAREVAAIEAELGEAGRVLLRKSGTEPVVRVMVEADTSERAASCAERLAQVVRDRLSL, encoded by the coding sequence ATGGGACGGCTCTTCGGCACCGACGGGGTGCGTGGCCTGGCCAACAAGGACATCACCGCAGAGCTGGCTCTGGACCTCTCGGTGGCGGTGGCGCACGAGCTGGGCGGGCACAGCGTCTTCGGTGGCAACCGCGCCACCGCGGTCGTGGGCCGCGACCCCCGGGCCTCGGGAGAGTTCCTGTCGGCCGCCGTCATGGCCGGGCTCGCGTCGGCCGGTGTGGACGTGCTCGACGCCGGGGTCCTGCCCACACCGGCGATCGCCTTCCTCACCCATCGGATGAACGCCGAGATGGGGGCGATGCTCTCGGCCTCGCACAACGCCATGCCGGACAACGGCCTGAAGTTCTTCGCCAGCGGCGGCCACAAGCTCGCCGACGAGATCGAGGACCGCATCTCCGAGCGGATGGGCGTGGAGTGGGAGCGGCCCACGGGCGCCGGTGTCGGCCGCATCCGGCCGTTCCAGCGGGGGGCGGAGTTCTACATCGAGCACCTGCTGGATGCCGCGCCCGGGCGGTTGGACGGCCTGCGGATCGTCATCGACGCGGCCAACGGTGCCGCCGCAGAGGTCGGGCCCGAGGTCTTCCGTCGGGCCGGGGCGACGGTGGACGTCATCGGCGCCGACCCCAACGGCCTCAACATCAACGACGGGGCCGGCTCGACCTACCTCGACCAGCTGCAGGAGGCCGTGCGGCTCCGTGGGGCCGACATGGGTGTGGCCTTCGACGGTGACGCGGACCGGTGCCTGGCGGTCGACGCCCGGGGGGAGCAGGTCGACGGCGACCAGATCATGGCCATCCTCGCCGTGAGCATGCACGAGCGGGGCGAGCTGCGCGACGGCACGCTCGTGGCGACCGTCATGAGCAACCTCGGTCTGCTGCAGGCCATGGAGCGCGAAGGGGTTCGGGTCGTCCAGACCTCGGTCGGGGACCGGTACGTCCTGGAGGAGATGCGCGCGCACTCCTACTCCCTGGGCGGGGAGCAGTCCGGCCACGTCATCATGCTCGAGCACGGGACCACCGGCGACGGCGTGCTCACCGCGCTGGCGCTGGCCCAGCGGGTGGTCTCCTCCGGTCGGCCCCTGCACGAGCTCGCCTCGGTCATGACCCGGATGCCGCAGGTGCTCGTCAATGTCAAGGGTGTCGACAAGGACCGCGTCGGGCAGGACGAGGGCGTGGCCCGTGAGGTCGCCGCCATCGAGGCCGAGCTCGGCGAGGCCGGCCGGGTGCTGCTGCGCAAGTCCGGCACCGAGCCCGTCGTGCGGGTGATGGTCGAGGCGGACACATCCGAGCGGGCGGCATCCTGCGCCGAGCGGCTGGCTCAGGTCGTCCGCGACCGGCTCTCGTTGTAG
- a CDS encoding S8 family serine peptidase codes for MQHLRRRTLAVLAATLMTGTTGAGVSLAAAATDRPDTVAPLVEAAGSSIDGNYIVMLDVGEAAKKGPSERASERAHAAVAAATEKKVAQAKSKGVKVRHTYSAVGGYAATLTGSQLAELRQDPDVAWVEEDSVVSIGATQNNAPWGLDRIDQRTRPLNGTYTYTNTGQGVRSYVIDTGIRTTHGQFSGRTASGYTAINDGRGTTDCNGHGTHVAGTVGGSTYGVAKGTTLVPVRVLDCNGSGSNSGVIAGMDWVANNAPRPSVVNMSLGGPASTTTDAAVDRLVSRGIPVVVAAGNENQNACNVSPARAANAITVGSTTSSDARSSFSNFGSCVDLFAPGSSIISAWSTSDTATNTISGTSMASPHVAGAVALYLQSNPSASPAQVATAVTSASTTGQLTGIGTGSPNRLLYTPGLQGGSTPTPEPEPGTGITNGGFESGATGWSGDTGVIGSGTYPARSGSNKAWLVGYGQTRTEAITQQVTVPSSGATLDFYLRVVTAETTTSTAYDRMQVQAVAGGSTTTLGTWSNLNASSGYVLRSVNLSAFAGQSITLRFVGSEDSTLATSFLVDDVSLR; via the coding sequence ATGCAGCACCTGCGACGCCGGACGCTGGCCGTCCTCGCCGCCACCCTGATGACCGGGACCACCGGGGCGGGGGTGTCCCTCGCCGCTGCGGCGACGGACCGCCCCGACACGGTCGCCCCGTTGGTCGAGGCGGCGGGCAGCAGCATCGACGGCAACTACATCGTCATGCTCGACGTCGGCGAGGCGGCCAAGAAGGGCCCCAGTGAGCGGGCCAGCGAGCGCGCCCACGCCGCGGTCGCCGCGGCGACCGAGAAGAAGGTCGCGCAGGCCAAGAGCAAGGGGGTGAAGGTCAGGCACACCTACTCCGCCGTGGGCGGGTATGCCGCGACTCTGACCGGCAGCCAGCTCGCCGAGCTGCGTCAGGACCCTGACGTCGCCTGGGTCGAGGAGGACTCGGTCGTCTCGATCGGGGCGACCCAGAACAACGCGCCGTGGGGGCTGGACCGGATCGACCAGCGCACCCGCCCGCTCAACGGCACCTACACCTACACCAACACGGGCCAGGGCGTGCGCAGCTACGTCATCGACACCGGCATCCGCACCACCCACGGCCAGTTCTCCGGCCGCACCGCGAGCGGCTACACCGCCATCAACGACGGGCGCGGCACCACCGACTGCAACGGCCACGGCACCCACGTCGCCGGCACTGTCGGGGGCAGCACCTACGGCGTCGCCAAGGGGACCACCCTGGTGCCCGTCCGCGTGCTCGACTGCAACGGCAGCGGCTCCAACTCCGGGGTCATCGCCGGTATGGACTGGGTCGCCAACAACGCGCCCCGCCCCTCGGTGGTCAACATGAGCCTGGGTGGTCCGGCCTCCACCACCACCGATGCCGCCGTCGACCGCCTCGTCTCCCGGGGCATCCCGGTCGTCGTGGCGGCGGGCAACGAGAACCAGAACGCCTGCAACGTCTCGCCCGCGCGGGCCGCGAACGCGATCACGGTGGGCTCGACCACGAGCAGCGACGCCCGATCCAGCTTCTCCAACTTCGGCAGCTGCGTGGACCTCTTCGCTCCCGGCAGCTCGATCATCTCGGCGTGGTCCACCTCCGACACGGCGACCAACACCATCTCCGGCACCTCGATGGCCAGCCCGCACGTCGCCGGCGCCGTCGCGCTCTACCTCCAGAGCAACCCCTCGGCGAGCCCGGCGCAGGTCGCCACCGCCGTGACCTCGGCCTCGACCACCGGTCAGCTGACCGGCATCGGCACCGGCTCCCCCAACCGGTTGCTCTACACCCCGGGCCTGCAGGGCGGCAGTACGCCGACCCCCGAGCCCGAGCCGGGCACCGGCATCACCAACGGAGGCTTCGAGTCCGGGGCCACCGGCTGGAGCGGTGACACCGGGGTCATCGGGTCTGGCACCTACCCCGCCCGCAGCGGCTCCAACAAGGCCTGGCTGGTCGGCTACGGACAGACCCGGACCGAGGCCATCACCCAGCAGGTGACGGTCCCGTCCTCGGGCGCCACGCTGGACTTCTACCTGCGGGTGGTGACGGCGGAGACGACCACCTCGACCGCTTACGACCGCATGCAGGTCCAGGCTGTCGCCGGTGGGAGCACGACCACGCTCGGCACCTGGTCCAACCTCAACGCCTCGTCCGGCTACGTGCTGCGCAGCGTGAACCTCTCGGCCTTCGCCGGCCAGAGCATCACCCTGCGGTTCGTGGGCTCGGAGGACTCCACACTCGCGACGTCCTTCCTCGTGGACGACGTCTCGCTGCGCTGA
- the rpsI gene encoding 30S ribosomal protein S9 has product MTVNDIDTADGADFDENAVSEYTTESSAAPEAAAQRPSASAPGAGTGRRKQAVARVRIVPGTGQWRVNGRTLAEYFPNKVHQQIAAEALTLLELDGAYDVLVRVHGGGPSGQAGAVRLGVARSLNGVDAELNRPALKKAGLLTRDARVPERKKAGLKKARKAPQYSKR; this is encoded by the coding sequence ATGACTGTCAACGACATCGACACCGCCGACGGCGCAGACTTCGACGAGAACGCCGTCTCCGAATACACCACGGAGTCCAGCGCGGCGCCCGAGGCTGCCGCGCAGCGGCCCTCGGCCTCCGCCCCGGGCGCCGGGACCGGTCGCCGCAAGCAGGCCGTCGCTCGCGTGCGCATCGTGCCCGGCACCGGCCAGTGGCGCGTCAACGGGCGCACCCTCGCCGAGTACTTCCCCAACAAGGTGCACCAGCAGATCGCGGCCGAGGCCCTGACCCTGCTGGAGCTGGACGGCGCCTACGACGTGCTCGTCCGCGTGCACGGTGGTGGCCCCTCCGGCCAGGCCGGTGCGGTCCGCCTCGGTGTGGCCCGCTCGCTCAACGGCGTGGACGCCGAGCTCAACCGTCCCGCGCTGAAGAAGGCCGGTCTGCTCACCCGTGACGCCCGTGTGCCCGAGCGCAAGAAGGCCGGCCTCAAGAAGGCCCGCAAGGCGCCGCAGTACAGCAAGCGCTGA
- the rplM gene encoding 50S ribosomal protein L13 — protein sequence MRTYSPKASEVTRAWHVIDARDIVLGRLASQTAILLRGKHKTIFAPHVDTGDFVIIINADKVALTGSKLEQKKAYRHSGYPGGLRADSYEQLLEKHPTRAVEKAVRGMLPKNSLGRQMLSKLKVYAGETHPHAAQQPVPYVISQVAQ from the coding sequence ATGCGCACCTACTCCCCGAAGGCCAGCGAGGTCACCCGCGCCTGGCACGTCATCGACGCCAGGGACATCGTCCTGGGTCGCCTGGCGTCCCAGACCGCGATCCTGCTTCGCGGCAAGCACAAGACGATCTTCGCCCCCCACGTCGACACCGGCGACTTCGTCATCATCATCAACGCCGACAAGGTGGCCCTGACCGGCTCCAAGCTGGAGCAGAAGAAGGCCTACCGCCACTCCGGCTACCCGGGCGGCCTCCGCGCCGACAGCTACGAGCAGCTGCTCGAGAAGCACCCGACCCGCGCCGTGGAGAAGGCCGTCCGCGGCATGCTCCCCAAGAACTCGCTCGGGCGCCAGATGCTCTCCAAGCTCAAGGTCTACGCAGGTGAGACCCACCCGCACGCGGCCCAGCAGCCTGTCCCGTACGTCATCTCCCAGGTCGCCCAGTAA
- a CDS encoding AI-2E family transporter — MPILPSLRRRPVDRRVPAESTPPAPVASEPWPRAVLVLLGIALAFAVLLGLHQLRDYIAPIFLALNLVLAAAPLQRWLVRIGVPGALAALLTGTAIFAFLIGFFTALGWAAAAMVEELSSREYRQRYSELYDQSVAFLEGYGLQQDTLTAQLESALDPSRIIAALGGVLGNLTGILGLLTTTVIVIFFLMIDSMSAGRRMALVKDQHPNVAHALVSFAQGVRRYWVVTTLFGLIVAVLDVIALAWLGVPLALAWGVLSFLTNYIPNIGFVIGLVPPAVVALLANGPVNALLVVVVYSVLNFCVQSLIQPKFTGDAVGVTPTVTFISLIVWAWVLGPVGALLALPATLLVKAVLIDADPQARWVNAFLASKPETARAGTTTESFAQET; from the coding sequence GTGCCCATCCTCCCCTCCCTGCGTCGCCGCCCGGTCGATCGCCGCGTCCCGGCGGAGAGCACGCCCCCGGCTCCGGTGGCGTCCGAGCCCTGGCCCCGCGCGGTCCTCGTGCTGCTCGGCATCGCCCTCGCTTTCGCCGTGCTCCTCGGCCTGCACCAGCTGCGGGACTACATCGCGCCGATCTTCCTGGCCCTCAACCTCGTCCTGGCCGCCGCACCCCTGCAGCGGTGGCTGGTCCGGATCGGTGTCCCCGGCGCCCTTGCCGCGCTGCTGACCGGGACCGCGATCTTCGCCTTCCTCATCGGCTTCTTCACGGCCCTGGGGTGGGCGGCCGCCGCGATGGTCGAGGAGCTGAGCTCACGGGAGTACCGCCAGCGCTACTCCGAGCTCTACGACCAGTCGGTGGCCTTCCTCGAGGGCTACGGGCTGCAGCAGGACACCCTGACCGCCCAGCTCGAGTCGGCCCTTGACCCCAGCCGGATCATCGCCGCCCTGGGCGGCGTGCTCGGCAACCTCACCGGCATCCTCGGACTGCTCACGACCACGGTCATCGTCATCTTCTTCCTCATGATCGACTCCATGAGCGCCGGTCGGCGGATGGCGCTGGTCAAGGACCAGCACCCCAACGTGGCCCACGCCCTCGTGAGCTTCGCCCAGGGCGTCCGTCGCTACTGGGTCGTCACCACGCTGTTCGGCCTCATCGTCGCGGTGCTGGACGTCATCGCCCTCGCCTGGCTGGGCGTCCCGCTGGCGCTGGCCTGGGGTGTGCTGTCCTTCCTCACCAACTACATCCCCAACATCGGCTTCGTCATCGGTCTCGTCCCTCCGGCGGTCGTCGCGCTGCTGGCCAACGGACCCGTCAACGCCCTGCTCGTCGTCGTGGTCTACAGCGTCCTGAACTTCTGCGTGCAGAGCCTCATCCAGCCGAAGTTCACCGGTGACGCCGTGGGGGTCACCCCGACCGTCACCTTCATCTCCCTCATCGTCTGGGCCTGGGTGCTCGGCCCGGTCGGCGCTCTCCTGGCCCTGCCGGCGACGCTCCTGGTCAAGGCGGTGCTCATCGACGCCGACCCGCAGGCCCGCTGGGTCAACGCCTTCCTGGCCTCCAAGCCGGAGACGGCCCGGGCAGGGACGACCACCGAGAGCTTCGCCCAGGAGACGTGA
- a CDS encoding winged helix-turn-helix domain-containing protein, with translation MTDRSALRALAHPLRSRLLAELRVHGRATASDLARALGTHTGATSYHLRKLAEVGLVEDTGTGTGRRRVWRALGLAPAAGVEEEPLDDDDAQAADWLALDYLAHFDERARGWLAERSTHDPVWREACGLEDHTVQVTAEQVTALRAELLEVLERYRRVGQGNPAARRVVVYTCALPLPSALTGPGRRP, from the coding sequence GTGACCGACCGCTCCGCCCTCCGGGCCCTGGCCCACCCGCTGCGCAGTCGGCTGCTCGCCGAGCTGCGGGTGCACGGTCGCGCGACGGCGAGCGATCTGGCCCGGGCCCTGGGCACCCACACCGGCGCAACGTCATACCACTTGCGCAAGCTGGCCGAGGTCGGCCTGGTGGAGGACACCGGGACCGGGACCGGTCGGCGTCGGGTATGGCGGGCGCTGGGGCTGGCTCCCGCCGCCGGTGTCGAGGAGGAGCCGCTCGACGACGACGACGCGCAGGCGGCCGACTGGCTGGCCCTGGACTACCTCGCCCACTTCGACGAGCGCGCCCGCGGCTGGCTCGCGGAGCGGAGCACGCACGACCCCGTCTGGAGGGAGGCGTGCGGGTTGGAGGACCACACGGTGCAGGTCACGGCCGAGCAGGTCACCGCGCTGCGCGCCGAGCTGCTCGAGGTGCTGGAGCGTTATCGACGGGTGGGGCAGGGCAACCCCGCGGCCAGGCGGGTCGTGGTCTACACCTGCGCGCTGCCCCTGCCGTCCGCCCTCACCGGACCAGGACGGCGGCCGTGA